The Lolium perenne isolate Kyuss_39 chromosome 6, Kyuss_2.0, whole genome shotgun sequence genome segment GCACTCTGTTCAGAATCCTCCTCAAGGTACGTCCTCCTCCATTTCCCCTTCACATCTATCCGCTGCAAAAAAAAGGTCTGCCATATATATATTGCAAAAAAGCTCTAGATTTATTGTAAAAGTCACTGCCATAATGTTTGATATGGCCTGCCATCTATTGCAGAAGAGCTCAGGTTTTAGAGCTGACCAAGTAGCGTCCTCTCTTCTCATACCAAGCCGTCAGTTTATTTGCCACGCAAAAGGTGTAAAGCAAGCCTTTGGTTTCAAATAAGCAGCTACTTTTTGTCTGAAGTCTGAACAACCTAGAGCATCTAAAAACAGCAAAATGAATATGCTAAAAATTTCAATGTATTCATAAATAAAGGAGAGCAGCCACTGCTTAGAAAGGAGCAGTCACCTTATGCCATCCAATTCATTCTTCAACGACATGCCCTCGAGGTAGCCAGCTAGTTGAAGAATAAATGATGCTCTCATGTTAAAATCCCAACGGCCACTGTAGGTGTGATCGAAAACCAAAATAAATCAATTCCTTTTAACAGCAGGGTCAAGAGTCAAGAAGATAAAATACAATTTAGTTCACTGATGCGCAAGAAACAAACTAACCAATTTCTCCAATTTGGCATGGCGCACATGAACGAAAAACCAAAAGAGATGAAGAACACCAGGACAGACGCGGCAAACTTGCTTGTGTGCTTGGCGCTACTGTGGGATTGAAGGAGCAAACCTGGAATAAGTCCATGGAAAAATAGGGTCGTGGTCAACTGGTGGTGTTCATTGGATTGAAATTATTAGAGGTGGGTAAGGAAAGCACTGTAGAGGAGAGCGGAACAGCAGTGCAGTCAATCTGACGCGTAAGGGAATCTGCTATCGTTGAGGAGGGCTCATACAACATGAAATTTGTATCGATAATGAGCAATCAAACCTGAGGACAGAGGGATCAGATGGGAACACACCAGGTCTCGGCGTCCACACCGATTGCGACATGCCTAATCCCCTTCTCCGTCGGCCCTCTGggcaaatcctatacaccgaccaggtcggccgctaccgcgcgccgcacaccccccgcgcgcggtatgggccggcctggttggcccagtttgcctattttttctgttttctgttttctgtttctgttttctttttcttttttcttttttctttcctttttattttttatttttctgtttcttttttgtttctttttttgttttgtttattttctgtttatttttattattgttcaaatttgaaaataatttaaattaaaaaaaatcaaaattgaaaattgttcaaaattaaaaaatgttcaattttTTTTTCGAGAGTACGCCAAATACGTACCTTATCTTTATAGAAGGTAGAGGTTTGAATACAAGAAAGCTACCACCCGTAGCACGAACTCCACACCAGCTGAACCAAGTCAGCCACCAACGACAAAACAACAAAAACACGAAAGAACCTATCCTAAGCTAAACAACAAAACCGCGTCTCGACCGACGCTAGCAACCACCGAAGAAAGATAACTCCAAGAGGGCTCTCCTTGTCAACGCACCATGAAAAGAGAACATGGCGGAACTCGGTCGGCCCCGAGAAGGCATCGTCTTGGAGTTGCCAGCTATGGCGTGCATAGCGCTCCTGCAGCCAACCTCGGACAGCGGGGAGCACCGGAAGAAAGCACCAGGACCATCATGCCGTATCTCCAAACGCGAAACTCCCAACAGAGGAACGACGTCGAGGACGCCGCCATCGCGCCGATCCAAAGGACCTAGGCTTTCGCCCGGAGACAACAACCAAAAACAGGCGAGAGCGCGGGAGACTCTGACACACCTCGACGACGCCTCCAATGAGGGACACGACACCCGCgggcgccgtcgccgccggcccAACAAGTCAGGCAGGTCTTTCGACCGTATGCCGCTCGACTCCGCGCCTCCGAGCTTTGGGGCAATCCTATCCAAGGAGAAACacaccgccgccaccgcagctCCTCGACATCAACGTTGCAAAAAGCCATGGTCTCCAGCACGACGGCACGAACCACCAGCTCCAGCCTccacaagttcaaatttgaaaaacatTCAAATACAAAAATGTTTAAATTATAaaagcgttcaaatttgaaatccgttcaaattataaaagcgttcaaatttgaatccgttcaaatatataaagcgttcaaatttgaaaaaatgttcaaattcgaaaaatgttcataACTAAAAATGTTAATTTTTGGGAAAAATAAATTTCACAAATTTAAATTATGTCCAtatcaaaaaatgttcaaatttcgaaaaataaaaataaaaatctgaacattttaaaAATTTCGAAAATTTCAAATCTGAACAGATTTTGAAATTTATTCTCCGATTTTTTTAAAGTTAGATattgaaaacaaaaaaaataacagAAACgaaacagcaaaaaaaaaaagacgtACCTATTgttaatgggccgcggcccaacccACCGACCTGGTCGCTGGGGTGTGCGGTGCCCCGAAcatgccgaccaggtcggtgtacagCAGCTCCCGGCCCTCTGCCGCTCAACCCACGCATCCACAGCGAGAGCGGGCCAGGCCTCGGTGAGATCACCGCTTTGTCCGACCCTGCGGCCACAGCCCTCCCACGGCGATGCCACTCCCGAGCACGGCGCCCATGGCCCGGCCAGCAGGGGCGAAGCCCAATGGGCTGAGCCTGATGCACAGGCATCAGGgttaaaaaaaaaatttagtgcTACTTACCATCAGAAACTGGCCTGTGCAGCAGGGTGGGCTGGACCTCGTGCATCAGGGTGGGCTGCGCGCTGTGTATCACGGGCCGAAGGCCACTGGCGCTGGGTTGCCGAAGGCCAAGCTTGTATCCATGTATCGCTGTACCTGTAGGCACGCGCCCACGTCCCGACGGGAGGTGCTATATGCCGACCCGCTCGGTGCGGGAGGAGGTGCCGCACACCCCGCGTCCCGTGCAGGAGCATTATTGGGCCAGGCCCAAAACATGTAATCCCTTTtttcgttttttcttttttcagatGTATTATTTCTTTTGCTCTTTTTTTTTTAAAGTTTTGTAAAGTTTGAAAATATCTTAACAACCTGAATATGAACGAATttgaaaatatgaacaaatttaaaatttaaCATTTTTTTAAAGTGAAcaatttttcagatttgaacatttttaaatttgaacaaaaatgtaTTTTTTTCTATGAACAATTTCCGAATTTGAACATTTCTAAATtcgaacaaattttatatttgaacaattttcgaatctgaatgattttcatattagaacaattttcgaatttgaacaaatttcatatttgaacggttttcaaatttgagcggttttcaaatttgaacggttttcagatttgaacgattttcaaatttgaacatttttgaatttaaacattttCGCAATTTGAATGTTTTACGAAtttgaaaaaaaaggaaaaggaaaaatgaaacaaaaaacagggaaaaaaacaaaaaagaaaagagaaaa includes the following:
- the LOC127306130 gene encoding uncharacterized protein, producing the protein MCAMPNWRNCGRWDFNMRASFILQLAGYLEGMSLKNELDGIRCSRLFRLQTKSSCLFETKGLLYTFCVANKLTAWYEKRGRYLTFFLQRIDVKGKWRRTYLEEDSEQSAAICSSRAISNTQWKFFLMLYLERVREHLEEMEETNISLYHSFQLYMQ